In Gemmatimonadales bacterium, the genomic stretch CCGGTGTGCCGTAGCCGAACAACTGCGGCGCCAGCTCGCGCCCGGTGGCGTCGTACAGCCGGATCACGGGCGTGAACGCGACCCGCTCGCGGCGGGCGAATTCCCCGTGGCTCGTGCGTTGCCCGGTGAAATCCGTCAGCGGCGCGCCGCCGCCGACCTCGACCACACGGATCAGCAGCCGTCCGCGGTAATCGCCGCGGACGTGCATCGGGCGCAGGTAAAGGTTTTCCACCTCGCGGCAATACGGACAGGACGCGTTGGTGAAAAACACCAGAATCGGCGCGCGCCCGGCGCCGTCGGCGACAAAATCGCGTGCCGGCGGCAAGCCCTCGGCCGCTGTTTCGGCAACTGCTCCCGGCGTTGCTCTACCTCTGCCCTCCAGGGACGGAGTAATGCCGCGTGAGGGCCTGGATGACTCGGAGCGGCCTCCATCCATGAAGTCGTCGGTCAAGCTCAAGACGGCTTCTT encodes the following:
- a CDS encoding thioredoxin fold domain-containing protein, translating into EAVLSLTDDFMDGGRSESSRPSRGITPSLEGRGRATPGAVAETAAEGLPPARDFVADGAGRAPILVFFTNASCPYCREVENLYLRPMHVRGDYRGRLLIRVVEVGGGAPLTDFTGQRTSHGEFARRERVAFTPVIRLYDATGRELAPQLFGYGTPDFYLGYLEQAIEQATATAHRQRTLSCAQVNAAGGCAPSAVPWRRAGG